Genomic segment of Harmonia axyridis chromosome 6, icHarAxyr1.1, whole genome shotgun sequence:
GTCGGTGGAATGCTGATTAGagaagagcgatatttcacgaactgtgatttaatcactgagatcagaatgtcacaggtagtcacggttccgaaaaacgaatacagagcgtgacgggatcacagtttgaacatttcacagatcttttcagggcatatcagcgtccgttgcaatcgtaaattatgaaggcagcctgatgtttttattgcttcggaacctttttcgactaacataattgcatatttttatgacaatcccagcatcgtaggcaacttcgcatgctgtaggaagtatttttgtagaactagttaaacaataaatacttgctgcAAACTAATAACTACTgcattactgcataattggtggtggcaataaaattctaattttatgcttatctttgataaacaatcccaaagaaattctttctatattgaagttgtcgaccgaagcaataaatggtactctgtattataaaaaataaacgaaaacacgtcagcgacataataataataggcgaaagaataataacaggcgaaagaccagcaatctttgggctttcttcacaaaagttgatgtaaattatgctacttgtaatttatgcaagttgaaattatctttcaaaatcacctcttcaaatttgaggaaacatttgaaaaatcgatatccttctgttacgttcctaactaaatctgaaataaggaaaagagttgaatatgtaagaaaaatggatgttttcataacaattttgctttgaatgagtgaccaattcgagttgcaaagataaacgaactaaggtttgggtgattcatacaaatattattaacaagcaacctaaacagtgatcacgtcacgctttaatttcactgatatcataaagtaacgttcacgtttcacaacgtgatctagaaatcacggtatcgcttctCTCTAATGCTGGTCATCAGAATCTTTTGCAGTTGAATGATCGAATTGGAAATAAGACGGCATAATTTGCTTCCAGCTTAAAATAAGCTATTGCGCCAAGATATAGAGGATATCAAAAGACTgatggaaaattgaaattcgtaacgcattttgttggaagaaattaaGTAAGGTTATATTGCACTATTGATATCGGATCTTTAATTTGGGATACCTTATAAGAAATCAATcaattgtataaatgtaaaaaaaaaagttgtggttctgaaaagaaccgaTTTTAAACTTTGTGAAAAAGATGCTTAAGCACGTTCGCCACGGATACGTCGAGCAAGTTGAATGTCCTTCGGCATAATGGTTACTCTCTTGGCGTGAATGGCACATAAATTTGTATCTTCGAATAGACCGACCAGATAAGCTTCGCTAGCTTCTTGAAGGGCCATCACGGCGGAGCTCTGGAAACGGAGATCGGTCTTGAAGTCTTGGGCAATTTCGCGCACTAACCTTTGGAAAGGAAGTTTGCGAATCAACAGCTCGGTACTTTTCTGATAACGACGGATCTCACGAAGAGCTACG
This window contains:
- the LOC123681674 gene encoding histone H3; the protein is MARTKQTARKSTGGKAPRKQLATKAARKSAPATGGVKKPHRYRPGTVALREIRRYQKSTELLIRKLPFQRLVREIAQDFKTDLRFQSSAVMALQEASEAYLVGLFEDTNLCAIHAKRVTIMPKDIQLARRIRGERA